The following are encoded together in the Armatimonadota bacterium genome:
- a CDS encoding dihydroneopterin aldolase, whose amino-acid sequence MDYILIEDLLARCIIGINEDERREKQDVVINIVLGHDSRKAGRSDDFADAVDYRSIKKQVFAMVEKSEFFLVEALAEAIADICLKNPRVVEAQVTVHKPSALRFARTVGIRITRRRE is encoded by the coding sequence ATGGACTACATCCTGATTGAGGATCTGCTTGCGCGCTGCATTATCGGTATCAATGAGGATGAGCGCCGGGAGAAGCAGGATGTGGTCATCAACATTGTGCTCGGGCATGACTCACGCAAGGCAGGGCGCAGCGATGATTTCGCGGATGCGGTGGACTATCGTAGCATCAAGAAGCAGGTTTTTGCCATGGTTGAGAAGTCCGAGTTCTTCCTGGTCGAGGCGCTGGCTGAAGCAATTGCCGACATCTGCCTGAAGAACCCCCGGGTGGTCGAGGCGCAGGTGACGGTTCACAAGCCTTCGGCGTTGCGGTTCGCACGAACGGTCGGCATCCGCATCACCCGGAGGCGCGAGTAA
- the folK gene encoding 2-amino-4-hydroxy-6-hydroxymethyldihydropteridine diphosphokinase encodes MARVFIAFGSNIAPETNVPRALDLLAAAVRVIAVSTVYRTEPIGALDQDPFYNGAFLIETDLGPRVLKFELLRGIEGELGRVRTADRYAPRTIDLDIALYGDLVVSEPNLVIPDPDIKSRAFLAVPLAELAPEMVLPGGCETLAQIATRMDNEKMEPLWEFTNLLRRSISNEP; translated from the coding sequence GTGGCCCGCGTCTTCATCGCTTTCGGCTCGAACATAGCGCCGGAGACCAACGTGCCGCGTGCACTGGACCTGCTGGCCGCAGCCGTGCGCGTCATCGCGGTATCCACCGTCTACCGCACGGAACCGATCGGAGCGCTGGACCAGGACCCGTTCTACAATGGGGCGTTCCTGATCGAGACTGATCTGGGGCCGCGCGTGCTGAAGTTCGAGCTGCTGCGAGGCATCGAGGGCGAACTGGGGCGGGTGCGCACGGCGGACAGGTATGCCCCGCGCACCATTGACCTGGACATCGCGCTCTATGGGGACCTGGTGGTATCCGAGCCGAATCTGGTCATCCCCGACCCGGACATCAAGTCGCGGGCTTTTCTCGCGGTGCCGTTAGCGGAACTCGCACCAGAGATGGTCTTGCCCGGTGGCTGTGAGACACTGGCCCAAATCGCCACACGGATGGACAATGAGAAGATGGAGCCCCTCTGGGAGTTCACGAACCTGCTGAGGAGGAGCATCAGTAATGAACCATGA
- the folE gene encoding GTP cyclohydrolase I FolE, whose protein sequence is MNHERVRALIRELLTELGEDPDREGLLKTPDRVARAYEFLTSGYRMDLEEVINQAVFTQDTNNMVIVRDIELYSMCEHHMLPFYGRCHVGYISDGKVFGLSKIARMVDMYARRLQIQERLTEQIARAIMDSINAEGVGVIIEAKHLCMMMRGVEKQNSMMTTSSVLGSFHDDEATRAEFLSLIGRHRDF, encoded by the coding sequence ATGAACCATGAGAGAGTGCGGGCGCTGATCAGGGAATTGCTGACGGAACTGGGAGAAGATCCGGACCGCGAGGGCCTGCTGAAGACCCCCGACCGGGTGGCGCGAGCCTACGAGTTCCTGACCTCGGGTTACCGCATGGACCTGGAGGAAGTGATCAACCAGGCGGTGTTCACACAGGACACAAACAACATGGTCATCGTCCGGGACATCGAGCTGTACAGCATGTGTGAGCACCACATGCTGCCCTTCTATGGGCGCTGCCATGTGGGCTACATCTCCGACGGCAAGGTCTTCGGTCTCAGCAAGATCGCTCGCATGGTGGACATGTATGCAAGGCGGTTGCAGATCCAGGAACGCCTCACCGAACAGATCGCGCGGGCGATCATGGACAGCATCAATGCCGAGGGAGTTGGCGTCATCATCGAGGCGAAGCACCTGTGCATGATGATGCGCGGCGTGGAGAAGCAAAACTCCATGATGACCACATCATCGGTCCTCGGCAGCTTCCACGATGACGAGGCGACCCGCGCCGAGTTCCTGTCACTCATCGGCCGGCATCGCGACTTCTGA
- a CDS encoding exo-alpha-sialidase gives MTTAHQTAIPDPRHIANGWVIPTDSYSDQPYIVQTDDGAWLCCVTTGAGHEGAPGQHVTTMRSTDRGRTWSTPVPVEPPGGPEASYAVMLKVPSGRVYIFYNHNTDQVREVKRHDGKGVFSRVDSLGHFVCKYSDDHGKSWSAERYDIPVREFACDRENVYGGALRFFWNVGKPFIHDGAAFVSLHKVGKMGEGFFAQSEGVLLKSDNILSEMDPAKLNWETLPDGDIGLRTPPGGGPVSEEQSYCVLSDGSFYCVYRSIDGYPVETYSRDGGHTWTTPRYKRFDDGRLMKHPRAANFAWKCANGKYLYWFHNHGGKFIGENPNALNIAYNDRNPVWLCGGEEIDTPDGREIRWTQPEVVLYDDDPFVRMSYPDFIEDGGRYFLTETQKQVARVHEVDPALLDGLWGQFENATATTQGQLLDVRQPMPGAVSLPALPEFLTRDNTRPDYGTKDLRAGFTVDAWLQLSSLEAGQTLLDARDETGHGWALTTSDRGTVRIILNDGRTENSWDCDPGLLTPGTVHHVVAIVDGGPKLILFVVDGKLCDGGDCRQFGWGRYNPNLRDVNGASRVVIGRTVRGLRIYGRALRVSEAIGNHKAGLLSGD, from the coding sequence ATGACCACTGCGCACCAGACCGCAATACCGGACCCGCGCCATATTGCCAACGGCTGGGTAATACCCACCGACTCGTACAGCGACCAGCCGTACATTGTGCAGACTGACGACGGCGCGTGGTTGTGTTGCGTGACCACCGGCGCCGGGCATGAGGGCGCCCCAGGGCAGCACGTAACCACTATGCGCAGCACCGACCGGGGCCGCACATGGTCCACGCCGGTTCCAGTCGAGCCCCCCGGTGGGCCGGAAGCATCCTACGCGGTCATGCTCAAAGTGCCATCGGGCCGGGTCTATATCTTCTACAACCACAACACTGACCAGGTGCGCGAGGTCAAGCGCCACGACGGCAAGGGCGTCTTCAGCCGGGTGGATTCCCTGGGGCATTTCGTCTGCAAGTACAGCGACGACCACGGGAAGTCCTGGTCTGCCGAGCGCTACGACATTCCTGTTCGCGAGTTCGCCTGCGACCGCGAAAACGTCTATGGCGGGGCCTTGCGCTTCTTCTGGAACGTGGGCAAGCCGTTCATTCACGACGGGGCGGCCTTCGTCTCCCTGCACAAGGTGGGGAAGATGGGGGAGGGGTTCTTCGCCCAGTCCGAGGGCGTCCTGCTCAAGAGTGACAACATCCTCAGCGAGATGGATCCCGCGAAGCTCAACTGGGAAACACTGCCGGACGGCGACATCGGTCTGCGCACCCCTCCCGGCGGCGGGCCGGTAAGTGAGGAGCAGAGCTACTGCGTGCTCAGCGACGGCTCCTTCTACTGCGTCTACCGGTCCATCGATGGATACCCGGTGGAGACCTACAGCCGCGACGGCGGGCATACCTGGACCACTCCGCGATACAAGCGTTTCGATGACGGCCGGCTCATGAAACACCCGCGGGCGGCGAACTTCGCCTGGAAGTGCGCCAACGGCAAGTACCTGTACTGGTTCCACAATCACGGCGGCAAGTTCATCGGTGAGAATCCCAACGCCCTGAACATCGCCTACAACGACCGCAACCCTGTCTGGCTCTGCGGAGGGGAGGAGATTGACACCCCCGATGGGCGGGAGATCCGCTGGACGCAGCCGGAGGTCGTGCTCTACGACGACGATCCTTTCGTCCGCATGAGCTATCCGGATTTCATCGAAGACGGCGGGCGGTATTTCCTCACCGAGACCCAGAAGCAGGTGGCTCGGGTGCACGAAGTGGATCCCGCGCTACTCGACGGCCTCTGGGGGCAGTTTGAGAACGCCACCGCTACGACCCAAGGGCAGCTGCTCGATGTCCGGCAACCCATGCCTGGTGCCGTTTCGCTGCCCGCCCTGCCCGAGTTCCTTACACGGGACAACACCCGGCCCGATTACGGCACGAAGGACCTTCGCGCTGGGTTCACGGTGGATGCGTGGCTGCAGCTATCTAGCCTGGAAGCAGGCCAGACGCTTCTCGACGCGCGCGATGAGACCGGTCACGGCTGGGCACTGACCACCTCGGATCGAGGCACGGTGCGGATCATCCTCAACGATGGCCGGACGGAAAACTCGTGGGACTGCGACCCTGGCCTGCTGACCCCGGGCACTGTCCACCACGTGGTCGCCATCGTTGACGGTGGCCCGAAGCTGATTCTGTTTGTGGTGGATGGGAAGCTGTGCGATGGGGGAGACTGCCGCCAGTTCGGCTGGGGACGCTACAACCCGAACCTGCGGGACGTGAACGGCGCAAGCCGCGTAGTCATCGGCAGGACAGTGCGCGGCCTGCGCATTTACGGTCGGGCACTGCGGGTGTCCGAGGCGATCGGAAACCACAAGGCCGGCCTGCTCAGCGGAGACTGA